A DNA window from Amycolatopsis sp. DSM 110486 contains the following coding sequences:
- a CDS encoding formylglycine-generating enzyme family protein produces the protein MAAEVPAGPATNADGLLTLPGGSFRMGTDDADGFPDDREGPVREVTVAPFAIDAYAVTNARFAEFVEATGHRTEAEDFGWTYVFAKFVPGTLRKISPRPEQTPWWCGVAGAYWRAPEGPHSSVDDRWDHPVVHVSWNDALAYCAWAGRRLPAEAEWEYAARGGLDQARFPWGDELTPCGEHRCNIWQGRFPAHNTEEDGHVGTARVGAFSPNGFGLYNVSGNVWEWCADRFDPENRSMRGGSYLCHESYCNRYRVAARTGNTPDSSSGNTGFRTAADV, from the coding sequence GTGGCCGCCGAGGTTCCGGCCGGGCCCGCGACCAACGCGGACGGTTTGCTCACCTTGCCGGGCGGCAGCTTCCGGATGGGGACCGACGACGCCGACGGTTTCCCCGACGACCGGGAGGGCCCGGTGCGGGAAGTCACGGTGGCGCCGTTCGCCATCGACGCCTACGCGGTGACCAACGCACGCTTCGCCGAGTTCGTCGAGGCCACCGGGCACCGGACGGAAGCCGAGGACTTCGGCTGGACGTACGTGTTCGCGAAGTTCGTGCCCGGTACGCTGCGGAAGATCTCGCCGCGGCCGGAGCAGACGCCGTGGTGGTGCGGGGTCGCGGGCGCGTATTGGCGGGCGCCGGAAGGACCGCACAGCAGTGTCGACGACCGGTGGGACCATCCCGTTGTCCACGTGTCCTGGAACGACGCCCTGGCCTACTGCGCGTGGGCCGGGCGTCGGCTCCCGGCCGAGGCCGAGTGGGAGTACGCGGCGCGCGGCGGGCTCGACCAGGCGCGGTTCCCGTGGGGCGACGAACTCACCCCCTGCGGCGAGCACCGGTGCAACATCTGGCAGGGCCGGTTCCCCGCGCACAATACGGAAGAAGACGGCCACGTCGGCACCGCGCGCGTGGGTGCGTTCTCGCCCAACGGTTTCGGCCTGTACAACGTGTCCGGCAACGTCTGGGAGTGGTGCGCCGACCGGTTCGACCCCGAAAACCGGTCGATGCGCGGCGGGTCGTACCTGTGCCACGAGTCCTACTGCAACCGCTACCGCGTCGCCGCCCGGACGGGCAACACTCCCGATTCTTCCAGCGGCAACACGGGTTTTCGCACCGCCGCCGACGTCTGA